A genomic region of Streptomyces sp. NBC_00247 contains the following coding sequences:
- a CDS encoding DUF4190 domain-containing protein yields MPAPRNRAATVSGFFALGAVGAIGNFATGIALMNPAVFIALAVLCALIAIPAGHVARFRGKRLGGAGRGVALVSILTGWLVLLICLIGVLALVGLVAGFAALTGTT; encoded by the coding sequence GTGCCCGCGCCCAGGAACCGAGCGGCCACGGTCAGCGGTTTCTTCGCGCTGGGCGCGGTCGGTGCCATCGGGAACTTCGCCACCGGCATCGCGCTGATGAACCCGGCCGTCTTCATCGCCCTCGCGGTCCTGTGCGCGCTGATCGCCATCCCCGCCGGACACGTGGCCCGCTTCCGGGGCAAGCGCCTCGGCGGGGCCGGGCGCGGGGTCGCCCTGGTGTCCATCCTGACGGGCTGGCTGGTGCTGCTCATCTGCCTGATCGGGGTGCTGGCCCTCGTCGGCCTCGTCGCCGGCTTCGCCGCGCTCACCGGCACCACCTGA
- a CDS encoding helix-turn-helix domain-containing protein encodes MIPLRPVPAAPATTPGAPREPLLRDLVGEVLRQERLSQERTLKDVADSARISFAYLSELERGRKEASSEVLAAAAHALGLGLADVLGRAASELARRSAFRAAARATGLVPSRSIPRAQVRLAA; translated from the coding sequence GTGATACCCCTGCGGCCCGTCCCCGCGGCCCCGGCGACCACTCCCGGGGCGCCCCGGGAGCCCCTGCTGCGCGACCTCGTCGGTGAGGTGCTGCGCCAGGAACGCCTCTCCCAGGAGCGCACGTTGAAGGACGTGGCGGACTCGGCGCGGATCTCCTTCGCGTACCTCTCCGAGCTGGAGAGGGGCCGCAAGGAGGCGTCCTCCGAGGTCCTCGCCGCCGCCGCGCACGCCCTCGGGCTCGGCCTCGCCGACGTGCTCGGCCGGGCGGCGTCGGAGCTGGCCCGCCGGAGCGCGTTCCGTGCGGCGGCCCGTGCGACCGGGCTCGTACCCTCCCGCTCGATACCCAGGGCCCAGGTGCGGCTGGCCGCCTGA
- the msrA gene encoding peptide-methionine (S)-S-oxide reductase MsrA has translation MMLFGRTPVLPSPEQALKGSPTPTFTVPDRHIVLGNPLQGPYPQGLEVADFALGCFWGAERKFWQTQGVWTTLVGYQGGYTENPTYEETCSGQTGHTEAVRVVFDPEVVPYTELLKLFWESHNPTQGFRQGNDVGTQYRSALYTHSPEQAEAAAASREAYQKVLTGSGYGAITTEILPAEGRTFWPAEGYHQQYLEKNPGGYCGIGGTGVSCPIGVARAGS, from the coding sequence ATCATGTTGTTCGGCCGTACACCCGTGCTCCCCTCCCCCGAGCAGGCCCTCAAGGGCAGCCCGACCCCGACGTTCACGGTGCCCGACCGTCACATCGTGCTCGGCAACCCGCTGCAGGGCCCGTACCCGCAGGGCCTGGAGGTCGCGGACTTCGCGCTGGGCTGTTTCTGGGGTGCCGAGCGCAAGTTCTGGCAGACGCAGGGCGTCTGGACGACGCTCGTCGGCTACCAGGGCGGCTACACCGAGAACCCCACGTACGAGGAGACCTGCTCCGGCCAGACCGGTCACACGGAGGCCGTACGCGTGGTCTTCGACCCCGAGGTCGTCCCGTACACCGAGCTGCTGAAGCTGTTCTGGGAGTCGCACAACCCGACCCAGGGCTTCCGCCAGGGCAATGACGTCGGTACGCAGTACCGCTCGGCGCTCTACACCCACTCGCCCGAGCAGGCCGAGGCCGCCGCCGCGTCCCGCGAGGCGTACCAGAAGGTCCTCACGGGCTCCGGATACGGCGCGATCACCACGGAGATCCTGCCCGCCGAGGGCCGCACCTTCTGGCCGGCCGAGGGCTACCACCAGCAGTACCTGGAGAAGAACCCGGGCGGCTACTGCGGCATCGGCGGCACCGGAGTCTCCTGCCCGATCGGCGTGGCCCGCGCGGGCAGCTGA